GCTCGGGGGCGTCGCCGGGGAGGAGATCGAGGTACCGGCAGACGTCGAGCAGCCCGTCGACGCCGTCTTCGACGGCGTCTTCGAGGATCTGCTTGTTGTGCGAGAGTTCGGGCGTGATCGAGGGGATCCCCTCGTCGGCGGCGGCGACCCGGAGCTTCCCCGCGAAGCCGCGCCGGTGCCACTCCTCGGGGGCGTCCTCGTCCGCCTGTTCGGACAGTAGGAGGTCGGTCCCGAAGGCCTCGCCCAGTTCGCGAGAGCGGCGATCCCCCTCCCGGTAGACGACGTGCGGGAGCATGTCGGGACTCCCCGTGTGGAGGTCGACGACCGCGTCGGCGGTCGCGACGTACTCCCAGAGGCGCGCGGCCATCCGCTGGTGGAGGCTGCCGTCCGCGTCGCCCGGCCAGACGCGGTTCATGTTGGGATTGACGCTGTCGAGTTGCTCCGGCGTCGTGTAGGAGACCCGATCGAACGTCAACGGGTTCGCGACGGGGACGGCGATCACGGTCCCCGACAGCGAATCGAGCGGGAGCCGTTCGTGGAACCGCCGGAGGACCTCCGTGCCGTTGACCTCGCGGCCGTGCTGGGCCGCCTGGACGTACAGCGTCGGCGCCGCTCCGGACCCGGAAGCGGACCCGGCCGCGGAATCGGATGCCGATTCCGACTCGCTCCCGCGGTAGGTGTGGACCGTCGTCGTCAGTTCGACGCCCGACGGTAACCGCGCGAGGGTCACCCGGTCGGCCGTGTGCGTGCCGTCGGTCATAGACGCTGCTTTCACGGCCGGCGGTATGTACCTGCGGCCGTCCATCGCCCGTCGGAACCGTCGCGCCAGGCGATCCCTCGGTCGAGACGATCACGACGATGGCGGACGGCTGGGGACCACGTCCCGAGACCACTAGGGTTTTCACGCGTCCCGCCGTCCCGGCGGATATGGGAGACGTTACTGCCACCCTACACACCACCGAAGGGGACATCGAGGTCGAACTCTACGACGAACGCGCGCCGCGGACCGTCGAGAACTTCGTCGGCCTGGCGACCGGCGAGCGGACCTGGACCGACCCCGAGTCGGGCGAGGAGGTCGAGGGCGAGCCGCTGTACGACGACGTCGCCTTCCACCGCATCATCGAGGGCTTCATGATCCAGGGCGGCGACCCGACCGAGACCGGCCGCGGCGGCCCCGGCTACCAGTTCGACGACGAGTTCCACGACGAACTGGGCCACGACGACGAGGGGATCCTGAGCATGGCGAACTCCGGCCCGAACACGAACGGCTCGCAGTTCTTCATCACGCTGGACGCCCAGCCCCACCTCGACGGGCGCCACTCCGTCTTCGGCGAGGTCACTGACGGCATGGACGTCGTCCGCGAGATCGGTAACGTCGAGACGGACGCCAACGACCAGCCGACCGAGCGCGTCGCGCTCGAGTCCGTGACCGTCCACGAATAAGGTTGCGGCGAGGACGGACGATCGACGCGAACCGCCGACTCGACTGAGGATCCGAACCACGGATTCGGTCGGCGACCTGCTCGGCCCGAACCGATTCGGGCCGCGACCGCGAGTCGGAGCGACGTGACGTGCGGACGGAGATGTTTTACGGCCAGCGCTGTACTAGCGGCGTAGAATGGGAGCGTCTTCGCCCACCGACGTGGACCTCCAACGGCGAGTTCGGCGCCAGGAGGTCGTTACCGAACTGAGCCAGCAGGCGCTGGCCACGGCCGATCTCGAGCAGTTATTCTCCGACGCGACGGCGGCCATCGCCGAGACGATCGGTGCCGATTACTGTGGCGTTTTCGAGTTACTACCCGAAGGGGACGAAGGAGTCCTCGAACAAGGTGTCGGTTGGGGCAGCGATCGCGTCGGGTCGGCGTCAGTTCGGATGAACCGTGACTCGCAGCCGGGATATTCCCTTTACGCTGCAGAACCGATCGTCGTCGACGACCTGACGGCCGACGAGCGGGTCGCCGGTTCCGCCCTTCTCAGAGAGCACGACGTCAGCAGCGCCGTCGGTGTCCGTATTTACCCGAACGACGTGGACGCCGACGGCGACGGGCCGTGGGGCGTCGTCGGCGCGTACGCAACCGATCGACGGGCGTTCACCGACGCCGACGCGGACTTCGTCGAGCGGGTCGCAGGCGTCCTCGAGTCGGCCGTCGAGAACCGGCGCTCGAAACGCGAACTCGAAGCGGTGTACGACCGCATCTCGGACGGCTTCTACGCCATCGGCGAGGAGTGGCAGTTCAGCTATCTCAACGACCACGCCCACGAACTCATCAACCCGGACGGGCGGGAGTTGGTCGGCGAGAACGTTTGGGAGGCCTTCCCCGAAGCGCTCGATCGGGACTTCAAACCGAAGTACGAGTGCGCGATGTACGAACAGGAGCCCGTCTCGTTCGAGGAGTACTACCCCGAGCCGTTAGCCGCCTGGTTCGAGGTGCGGGCGTATCCCTCGGAGACGGGGCTGTCGGTCTACTTCCGCGATATCACCGAGCGGAAGGAGCGCGAGCACGAACTCGAGCGCCAGACCCGCCGGTTCGAAGCGATCTTCGAGGATCCGAACATCCTCGTCGGCCTGTTGGAGCGGGACGGCACGGTGCTCGATATCAACGGCACGGCGATGGAGTACATCGACGCCGATCTCGACGCGGTAATTGGCGAGCCGTTCTGGGAGACGCCCTGGTGGGGGGAGGGAGCGGACGCCGACGGAGAGCGCGCCGCGGCGGACGACCGCGATCGCCGCGAAATCGCCGGTAACAAGTCCGACGTGAGGGAGTGGACCGAGCGCGCGGCGACCGGCGAGTACGTCGAGTTCGAGGCCGACCTCACCAGGCCGGACGGGAACCGGTACACGTTAAACGGCGTCTTCCGGCCGGTCACGAACGACGACGGCGACGTCGTCTCGATCATCGTCTCCGATCGCGACGTCACCGCACGCAAGGAACGCGAACGGCAACTCGAGGAGTCGGAGCAGCGCTATCGGACGCTGGTCGAACACTTCCCGAACGGGGCCGTCGCTCTCGTCGACGAGGACCTGTGTTATCGGACCGTCGGCGGCAATCCGATGGACGTGGCCGACGTCACGGCCGCGCAAGCGGAAGGGAAGCCGGTCCGAGAGGCGTTGCCGTCGGTCCTCGCCGACGCGCTCGTTCCGCGCTACGAGGACGCACTCGACGGGGAGGCCGGCTCGTTCGAGATCGAACTCGACGGCGGGATCTTCCGGTTCCAGGTCGTGCCGGTCCGCGACGAGGACGGTGACGTCTTCGCCGCGCTGGGTATGTCCCAGAACATCACCGAGCAGAAAGAGCGCGAGCGCGACCTTCAGCAGTACGAGCGCATTCTGGAGACGATCGACGACGGCGTCTACGTCCTCGACGGGGACAGTCGCTTCCGTACGGTCAACGAGGCGTTCACCAACGTGCTGGGTCGCGACCGGGACGAGATCGTAGGCGAACACGCGTCGACCGTCTTCACCGCGGAGAAGGTCGACCGCGCGGAGCGGCTTCAGCGCGAGATGGTCGAGGGGGGAGCCGACATCGCGGAGTTAGAAGAGCACGTCAAGGCCGCCGACGGAGAGGTTCCGGTCGTGACGCGGTTCTCCCTCTTCGAGACCGACGGCGAACTCGGCCGCGTCGGCGTCGTCCGCGACGTCACCGCGCGCAAGGACCGCGAACGGCAACTCGAGGAGAGCGAACAGCGGTACCGGGCGCTCGCGGAGTACTTCCCGAACGGACTCGTGACGCTATTCGACCGCGATCTCCGGTACGAGCTGGCGGCGGGCCAGGGATTCGATCGAATCCCCGTCGAACCCGAGGATCTCGAAGGAAAGCTGGTCAGCGAGGTCTGGCCCGACGAGACCGTCGCCGAACTCGGGCCGGCGTTCGAGGCCGCCCTGAACGGAGAAGAACGCTCGATCGAACTCGAGTACGCCGACCGCGAATGGGTCATCCATGCCGTTCCGATCACCGACGAGCGCGGCGCAGTGTTCGCCGGGATGACGATGGCACAGGACATCACCGAGCAGAAAGAGCGCGAGCGCTATCTGGAAGACGCCAAGTCCCGGCTCGAAGCGGCGACCGAGGCCGGTGCGGTCGGGACCTGGGAGTGGGACATCCAGACCGACGAGATGGTCGTCGGCCCGTCGTTCGCCAGGACGTTCGGGATCGACCCGGGCGCGGCCCGCGAGGGCGTCTCGCTCGATCGGTTCATCGCGGCCATCCACCAGGACGACCGCGCTCGTGTCGAAGCGGAGATCGAGGACGCCATCGAAACCTGCGGCGAGTACGAGTCGGAGTACCGCGTCTGGAACGCCGACGGCGAACTCCGATGGGTCGTGGCCCGCGGTCGGGTCGAGTGCGACGGCGACGGCACGGCGGTCCGATTCCCTGGCGCGCTCACAGACATCACAGAGCGAAAACGCGCCGAATTACGGCTTCAGCGGACCAACGAGCAACTGGAGACGCTGTTCGAGGTCCTCCCCGTCGGCGTCGTCGTCGCCGACGCCGACGGCCGACTCATTCAGGCCAACGACACCGCCAGGGAGATCTGGGGCGGGGACGTATTCGACGCCGAGTCCATCGCGGAGTACGAGCGGTACCCGGTTCGATGGGCCGACTCCGGCGAGCCCGTCCCGCCCGAGGAGATGACGCTCGCCAGAGTCCTCGACGGCGAGGAAGTGCAGGACCCGGACATCCTCGAATTCGAGACCTACGACGGCGACCGGCGGATCGTTCGATTGGAGGGGATGCCCGTCCGCAACGAACGCGGCGAAGTGACCCGCGGCGTCGTCACGATGACCGATATCACCGAACGGCGTGAGTTCCAGCGGCGGCTCGCGGAGAGCGAGCGACGCTACCGGACGCTCATCGAACACTTCCCCAACGGCGCGGTCGCCCTGTTCGACGAGGACCTGCAGTACCAGATCGTCGGCGGGTCGGCCTTCGACGAGATCGAGGACACTGCCGGGGACATCGTCGGAAAGACCCTCTGGGAGCGGTATCACCCGGAGCTATCTGAGCGCATGGAACCGAAGCTCAGGGCCGCGCTCGAGGGCGAGACGAACGCGTTCGAACTCGCGTTCCACGACCGGGACTGGATGGCGTATACGGTTCCCGTCATCGACGACGACGGCGAGATCTTCGGCGGGATGGTCATGGTCCAGAACATCACCGAGCGAAAGGAACGCGAGCGCGAACTGCGCGAGCGGGAACGCCGCCTCGAGCAGTACAAGGAGTACACCGACGCCATCCTCGACGCCATCGACGACGTGTTCTACGTCATCGGCGAGGACGGCACGCTCCAGCGGTGGAACCAGAGCTTAGCCGAGGTCACGGAGTATACGAACGCGGAACTCGCCGGGATGAGTCCGACGGACTTCTTCGAGGGCGACGACGTGGCGGCCACCACCGAAGTGGTCCGCGAGGGGTTCGAGTCGGGCTCGGCCAACGTCGAAGTGGAGCTGGCGACGAAGGACGGCGACACCATCCCGTTCGAATTCGCCGCGTCCACGCTCGAGGATCCGTGGGGGAACACGGTCCTGGCCGGGATCGGACGCGACATCACCGAGCGGCTCGAACGTCAGCGCGCGCTCGAGGAGTCCGAACGTCGCTACCGGACGCTGACCCAACACTTCCCGAACGGTGCCGTCGGCGTCTACGACCACACGCTCGCCTTTACGCTCGCCGAGGGCGCTGAACTCGGCGAGTCGCTCCCGCCGGCGGATCGGATCGAGGGGAGCCGACTGTCGGAGCTCTTCCCCGAGGGGGTGGTCACAGACCTCGAACCGCTGTGCAGAACAGCCATCGAGGACGGCGAGATCGGGAACGTCGAAATAACGTTCGACGGCCGAACCTGGCGCGTGTGGGCGACGCCGCTGCGCGACGCCGACGGCGACATCTTCGCCGGGCTGAGCTTCGCCCAGGACGTCACGGAGCGCCGGGAGTACCAGCGCAAGCTCGAGCAGTCAAACGAACGCTTAGAACAGTTCGCGTACGCCGCCTCCCACGACCTGCAAGAACCCCTGCGGATGGTCTCGAGCTACCTCCAGCTGATCGACCGTCGGTACGGCGACGACCTCGATGCCGACGGCGAGGAGTTCCTCGAGTTCGCCGTCGACGGCGCCGAGCGGATGCGCGAGATGATCGACGGCCTACTGGAGTACTCTCGGGTGGAGACTCGCGGCGACCCGTTCGAACCGGTCGACCTGAACGACGTACTCGAGGAGGTCCTCGAGGACCTGCAGCTCCGGATCGAGGAGAACGACGCCGAAATCACGACCGAAGAGCTGCCCCGCGTCGAGGGCGACGCCAGCCAACTCCGCCAGGTGTTCCAGAACCTGCTGTCGAACGCGATCACCTACAGCGGCGCCGAATCGCCTCGCGTCCGCGTCGGCGCCGAACGCCGGGGCAACAGGTGGGTGCTCTCCGTCGCGGACGAGGGGATCGGGATCGATCCCGAGGACCAGGACCGCGTGTTCACGATCTTCGATCGCCTCCACAATCGCGAGGAATACGAGGGCACTGGCATCGGCCTGGCGCTCTGTGAACGCATCGTCGAGCGCCACGGTGGCGACATCTGGGTCGAGTCCGAACCGGGCGAAGGGTCGACGTTCTCGTTCGCGCTGCCTGCGGACCGCAGTCGCGAGCAGTGAGCGGACGAGCCGCGACGAGTGCAGGCCGCGGACCGGCACCCGACGGACCCCTCGGGACCCGTAGCTCTGCCAGGGGCAGACCCATTTAGGCTCGGCGGATTCTAGAACGGACATGGTCTGGACAGCCGACGACATCCCCGATCTGGAGGGCCGGACGATCGCGATCACGGGCGCGAACAGCGGCATCGGGCTCGAAGCGACTCGCGAACTCGCGCGCAACGGCGCGACGGTGATCATGGCCTGCCGGGCCACCGATCGCGGCGATGACGCGGCCCAGGAGATCCGCGACGACGTCCCCGACGCCGACCTCCGCGTCGAGCACTGCGACCTGGCCGACCTCGACTCGGTCCGCGCGTTCGCCGACCGGCTCGGGGACGAGAAACTCGACGTGTTGATCAACAACGCCGGCGTCATGGCCGTCCCCCGCTCGGAGACCGAGGACGGGTTCGAGACCCAGTTCGGCGTCAACCACCTCGGGCACTTCGCGCTGACCGGCCTGGTGCTCGACAATCTCCACCTCAACGACGAGCGCGAGTCGCGGATCGTCACCGTCTCGAGCGGCGTCCACGAGCGCGGCGAGATCGATTTCGACGACCTCCAGAGCGAGGCGTCGTACGACCCGTGGAACGCCTACGGTCAGGCGAAGCTGGCGAACGTGCTGTTCGCGTACGAACTCGAGCGGCGGCTGCTCACGGCGGGCGCGAACGCGAAGAGCATCGCCGTGCATCCGGGCTACGCGAACACGCAGTTGCAGTTCCGCGGCCCCGAGCAACGCGGGAGCCGCCTCCGGAAGGCGGCGACGTGGCTCATGAATACGGCGCTGGCCCAATCCGCGGCGGAGGGCGCGCTGCCGACGCTGTACGCCGCGACCGCACCGGACGCCGAGGGCGGCGCCTACTACGGCCCCGGCGGAGTCATGAACATGCGCGGCGCGCCCGAGCGGCAGGCCTCCTCGGATCGGTCCTACGATATCGAGACGGCCAGGCGGCTGTGGGACGTCTCGAGCGAACTGACGGGGGTCGCGTACGACCTGCCCGAGCCGAAGGCCGAAGCGACGGCGTAGCACCGACTCCCCTCCCCTCCCCTAACCGTAACGGGAAAGACGGCCCAGCCGAACTAGTACCTAATGAGCGACGACGGCATTCAGCGCGCGAGCGACGTCGGCTCGTCGGACGCGCCGCCGGTTGAGGAAAAGCCCTACAAGATCATCTTCGAGGCGAACAAGTGCTTCGGCGCGGGCAAGTGCGCCGAGGTCAGCGACAACTGGGAGATGTCGATCGCCTCGGGGATGGCCCAGCCCGAGGAGTACTTCATCGACGAGGAGGACCTAGACCACAACGTCCGCGCCGCGGAGATCTGTCCGGCGAAGAAGGACGACGGCTGTATCCACGTCGTCGACCGCCGGACTGACGAGGAGATCGCGCCGGATCCCCACGGCGACGGGACGCTGAGCGTCGACTGGTAGACGCCGGCGAGCGCGCGCCGTTCCGGTCGCGAGCGGACACCGAAACGCACATCCCACCCCCGCGACAACGAACGACTGCCTTCTGTGCGAGGGTAGCCAAGCAGGCCAACGGCGGTGGGCTTAAGACCCGCTCCCGTAGGGGTCCTTGGGTTCAAATCCCAACCCTCGCATACCAAATTGAACGACTGTGAGAGACGTGTATGCGAGACACGGGATTTGAATTACGCAAGACGCAGCGCGAATGGAGTGAGCGACCGTCTTGAGGTGGTTCAAATTCCGATCCTCGGTCGTCGCACGAATCGCCACCGCTGCATGTGAAACTACGTCGAGATCGCTTCGAACGCGGCAGCACCGCATCGACATCCGTCTTTCCGGCCGATCAGTTGCACGATGTCATCGGAGCGCAGCCACGCGGAATAGACGGCACCGCACTCGTGACATCGCGCGGCTACTTTCACCCGTTCATCAGTCCCGTCACCGTCGGTTTCCGACGACTGTTGGTGACTCGCCATGAACAGACACAGATCGTCCGTCCGGAAGAGGTAGGGGGTTGTATTGACCACTCCGGGAGCACCGACCCGGAGACACCGGAGAGCGGTTCACTCGTCGTCCGGGTGGGTGAACGTCAGCGTACTCGTGATGAGGTTCTCGTGGGCGGCGTGGAATCGCTTCGAGAGCGCCTGTTGGGAGATATTCATTCGGTCGGCCAGTTCGCTCATCGTTACCGACTGAGGCACCTCGTAGTAGCCTTCTTCGAGCGCAGTAACCAGCGTCTCGCGTTGCTTCGTCGTGAGATCGTACTGGGCGCTCGCCATCGGCTGTTCCTGATCCCGCATTCGGTTGAGTACGAACGAAATCCCGTTCTCCTCGCAATACGCTCTGAATTTCGAGAGGCCGTCCCGATCGTCGAACCGAATTCGTAGTTCCCAGTTTTTGTCCCGACCGATCGCCTGCAGGATCGTCGCCCCGAGTTCGACGTACGCGTAGACGATCGTCTCGACGTTTTTCGTCCACTCGGCGCGGTACAATCTGGCCTCGTCCACTTCGTCGATCGAGACGATGTTCGTCACGGAGTCGTCGTCCTCGAACGCCGCTTCGAACTCCGCGTGATCGCCGCCGGTCACCCAGAAGTACGGCATCACCCTGTCTTCCATCGTCGCCACGACCTGCTCGATCTCGACGACCATGTGCGGCGCTTCGGTGAGCGCGTGATTCAATGCAAAGTCGTCGGATTTGACCGAAAATTCCGCGATAATGCTCATACGGCCGGTTCGCCGCCGAACAGGAAAAGCCCGCGGCCGAAAGTCGACGCGACGCTGCGCCGACCGACCCGATCGTCACGGCTCGAACGAGGGTTCGAACAGCGGGTCGCTCTCACTCCGCCTGCGCCGTCTCCTCCGCCTGGCCGAGTCGCTGGACCAGCGCCTGGCGGAGCGTCCGCGGGGACCGCTGTTCGCCGCGGGCCATCACGACGGGGCCCTCGGTGTTGTCGACGATGCTCTGTGGGATCGAGCCGTAGAGTGCCTGTGCGACTGGGTTCGTGCCCGTCGCGCCGACGCAGACCGTATCGTATTCCGTCACCGTTTCGATGAGCGTCTCGCGGACGTCGTCGGCGACGACGACCCGTGAGTCGTACTCGTCGTCGGCGAGGTCGGCGTCCGACGAGACGTCCGAGATGAGCGCACGGCCGATCGTTTCGGGGTCGGCATCCTCGTCCGCATCGGTATCGAGTTCGGAGTCGGGTTCGGGTTGCACGTTCAGGAGGGTCAACGTGCTGTCGGGGAAGGCGCGGTGGAGTTCGCCGGCGCGTCGCGCGGACGCCGACGCGTGGGGGCCGCGGCCAGCCAGCGAGACGATATCGCCTGGTCGCTCGGTCGGATCTTTCACCAGCGTGACGTCGCTGGATGCCCGCTCGAGGAGCGGATCGATCGTCGAGCCGAACAGCACGTCTCGCCGACGGCGTTCGCCACGCCAGCCGAGGAGGACGTGGTCCGCATCCTCCTCGTCGATCACCGACAGGAGCGTTTCGCCCGCGTCGCGGCCCACGATCGCCCGCGTCCGCAGCGGCACGTCGAGGTCGTCGGCCACGTCACGCGCGTTCTCGAGGAGGTGCTGCTGGCGTTCGACGCGTTCTTCCTCGAATTCGATCTGCGCCGGTGAGGTCTGGGGCGGAACCTCGATGACGTTGACGGCGACCAGTTCCGCCGGTTCGGCGCGGCTCGCGGCGCTGGCCGCGGCGTACTTGATCAGCGGCCGTTCGGTCTCCGGATTCGAGACCGGGACGACGACGCGGAATCGGTCTTCCTCGACGTCCACTGCGGGCGTCGGTGCGACCGCCTCGCCGATCAACGTCGTCGAGATTGCCCGGTCCTTCGCGTAGAACTGGTACCAGAGGACGCCGACGAGGACGATCACGAGACCGATCACCTGCACCGTTCGGGCCATCTGGAGCATGACCGCCAGGCAGGCGAGAAAGCCGACGATCGGGACGATCGGATACAGCGCCGAGGGGATGCGGAAGTCGGGCTCGTACTCGTCCGGATCCGCGCGCCGCAGAACGACGACGGCGGCGTGGACGAGCGCGTACGTGATGAGGAACATGAAACTCGCCACGTCCGCCAGCGTGTCGATCGGGAGCGGACCGGCGATGAGCGCGAGGATGACGACGCCGGTCGCGAGGATCGCCCGATACGGCGTTTGGTACCGGTCGTGGATCTTGTTGAGCCAGTCGGTGAGGATCTCGTCGCGGCCCATCGCGAAGTTGACCCGCGCCGCCGAAAGGATCGACGCGTTCGCCGACGAGATGGTCGCCAGCATCGCGCCGGCGATCATGACGAGCGAGCCGACGGTGGCGAACTCGAGCGTGAATCCGGCGACGGTGACCGTCCCGAACGCGCCGGCGGTCTCGGCGGCGACGGTCGCGACCGGAACGTTCGAGTCGGCCAGTTCGGGGACGGGAAGCGTCCCCGTACTGACGAGCATCACGAGGACGTAGAGGATCGTCGGCGTAACGACCGCCGCGATCATCGACAGCGGGAGGTTCCGCCCAGGGTCCTTGATCTCCTCGGCGCTGGTCGCGATCACCTCGAAGCCGATGAACGTCACGAAGACGGTCCCCGCGGTCGCGGCGACGACCGGCCAGCCACGCCCTTCGCGGACGAACGGGCTGAGCAACTCGGGATCGAGGTTCAACAGCCCGACGAGGATGAAGACGAGAATGAGGCCGATGAGCGCGATCACGATCACGTTCTGTAGCGAGCC
This window of the Natrinema salifodinae genome carries:
- a CDS encoding succinylglutamate desuccinylase/aspartoacylase family protein, with the translated sequence MTDGTHTADRVTLARLPSGVELTTTVHTYRGSESESASDSAAGSASGSGAAPTLYVQAAQHGREVNGTEVLRRFHERLPLDSLSGTVIAVPVANPLTFDRVSYTTPEQLDSVNPNMNRVWPGDADGSLHQRMAARLWEYVATADAVVDLHTGSPDMLPHVVYREGDRRSRELGEAFGTDLLLSEQADEDAPEEWHRRGFAGKLRVAAADEGIPSITPELSHNKQILEDAVEDGVDGLLDVCRYLDLLPGDAPERDQVVARNHLGQVSADDAGLFRPNPSIAVGDSIAEGDPIGTVHHPTTYDPLHEARADRDGVLYALTREATVTAGDQLASVALVREE
- a CDS encoding peptidylprolyl isomerase, coding for MGDVTATLHTTEGDIEVELYDERAPRTVENFVGLATGERTWTDPESGEEVEGEPLYDDVAFHRIIEGFMIQGGDPTETGRGGPGYQFDDEFHDELGHDDEGILSMANSGPNTNGSQFFITLDAQPHLDGRHSVFGEVTDGMDVVREIGNVETDANDQPTERVALESVTVHE
- a CDS encoding PAS domain-containing protein yields the protein MGASSPTDVDLQRRVRRQEVVTELSQQALATADLEQLFSDATAAIAETIGADYCGVFELLPEGDEGVLEQGVGWGSDRVGSASVRMNRDSQPGYSLYAAEPIVVDDLTADERVAGSALLREHDVSSAVGVRIYPNDVDADGDGPWGVVGAYATDRRAFTDADADFVERVAGVLESAVENRRSKRELEAVYDRISDGFYAIGEEWQFSYLNDHAHELINPDGRELVGENVWEAFPEALDRDFKPKYECAMYEQEPVSFEEYYPEPLAAWFEVRAYPSETGLSVYFRDITERKEREHELERQTRRFEAIFEDPNILVGLLERDGTVLDINGTAMEYIDADLDAVIGEPFWETPWWGEGADADGERAAADDRDRREIAGNKSDVREWTERAATGEYVEFEADLTRPDGNRYTLNGVFRPVTNDDGDVVSIIVSDRDVTARKERERQLEESEQRYRTLVEHFPNGAVALVDEDLCYRTVGGNPMDVADVTAAQAEGKPVREALPSVLADALVPRYEDALDGEAGSFEIELDGGIFRFQVVPVRDEDGDVFAALGMSQNITEQKERERDLQQYERILETIDDGVYVLDGDSRFRTVNEAFTNVLGRDRDEIVGEHASTVFTAEKVDRAERLQREMVEGGADIAELEEHVKAADGEVPVVTRFSLFETDGELGRVGVVRDVTARKDRERQLEESEQRYRALAEYFPNGLVTLFDRDLRYELAAGQGFDRIPVEPEDLEGKLVSEVWPDETVAELGPAFEAALNGEERSIELEYADREWVIHAVPITDERGAVFAGMTMAQDITEQKERERYLEDAKSRLEAATEAGAVGTWEWDIQTDEMVVGPSFARTFGIDPGAAREGVSLDRFIAAIHQDDRARVEAEIEDAIETCGEYESEYRVWNADGELRWVVARGRVECDGDGTAVRFPGALTDITERKRAELRLQRTNEQLETLFEVLPVGVVVADADGRLIQANDTAREIWGGDVFDAESIAEYERYPVRWADSGEPVPPEEMTLARVLDGEEVQDPDILEFETYDGDRRIVRLEGMPVRNERGEVTRGVVTMTDITERREFQRRLAESERRYRTLIEHFPNGAVALFDEDLQYQIVGGSAFDEIEDTAGDIVGKTLWERYHPELSERMEPKLRAALEGETNAFELAFHDRDWMAYTVPVIDDDGEIFGGMVMVQNITERKERERELRERERRLEQYKEYTDAILDAIDDVFYVIGEDGTLQRWNQSLAEVTEYTNAELAGMSPTDFFEGDDVAATTEVVREGFESGSANVEVELATKDGDTIPFEFAASTLEDPWGNTVLAGIGRDITERLERQRALEESERRYRTLTQHFPNGAVGVYDHTLAFTLAEGAELGESLPPADRIEGSRLSELFPEGVVTDLEPLCRTAIEDGEIGNVEITFDGRTWRVWATPLRDADGDIFAGLSFAQDVTERREYQRKLEQSNERLEQFAYAASHDLQEPLRMVSSYLQLIDRRYGDDLDADGEEFLEFAVDGAERMREMIDGLLEYSRVETRGDPFEPVDLNDVLEEVLEDLQLRIEENDAEITTEELPRVEGDASQLRQVFQNLLSNAITYSGAESPRVRVGAERRGNRWVLSVADEGIGIDPEDQDRVFTIFDRLHNREEYEGTGIGLALCERIVERHGGDIWVESEPGEGSTFSFALPADRSREQ
- a CDS encoding oxidoreductase, with the translated sequence MVWTADDIPDLEGRTIAITGANSGIGLEATRELARNGATVIMACRATDRGDDAAQEIRDDVPDADLRVEHCDLADLDSVRAFADRLGDEKLDVLINNAGVMAVPRSETEDGFETQFGVNHLGHFALTGLVLDNLHLNDERESRIVTVSSGVHERGEIDFDDLQSEASYDPWNAYGQAKLANVLFAYELERRLLTAGANAKSIAVHPGYANTQLQFRGPEQRGSRLRKAATWLMNTALAQSAAEGALPTLYAATAPDAEGGAYYGPGGVMNMRGAPERQASSDRSYDIETARRLWDVSSELTGVAYDLPEPKAEATA
- a CDS encoding ferredoxin, producing MSDDGIQRASDVGSSDAPPVEEKPYKIIFEANKCFGAGKCAEVSDNWEMSIASGMAQPEEYFIDEEDLDHNVRAAEICPAKKDDGCIHVVDRRTDEEIAPDPHGDGTLSVDW
- a CDS encoding helix-turn-helix domain-containing protein, translating into MSIIAEFSVKSDDFALNHALTEAPHMVVEIEQVVATMEDRVMPYFWVTGGDHAEFEAAFEDDDSVTNIVSIDEVDEARLYRAEWTKNVETIVYAYVELGATILQAIGRDKNWELRIRFDDRDGLSKFRAYCEENGISFVLNRMRDQEQPMASAQYDLTTKQRETLVTALEEGYYEVPQSVTMSELADRMNISQQALSKRFHAAHENLITSTLTFTHPDDE
- a CDS encoding amino acid permease; protein product: MAESDQELARDLGFLEAYTLGLGTMIGAGIFVLPGIVAASAGPASMISFVIGGLVALLAALSLSELATGMPKAGGSYYYVNHALGSFFGTIVGWGMWAGLMFATAFYMLGFGQYLLSQPSDAIPVVLAAVAMASLLVAVNYRGVKETGSLQNVIVIALIGLILVFILVGLLNLDPELLSPFVREGRGWPVVAATAGTVFVTFIGFEVIATSAEEIKDPGRNLPLSMIAAVVTPTILYVLVMLVSTGTLPVPELADSNVPVATVAAETAGAFGTVTVAGFTLEFATVGSLVMIAGAMLATISSANASILSAARVNFAMGRDEILTDWLNKIHDRYQTPYRAILATGVVILALIAGPLPIDTLADVASFMFLITYALVHAAVVVLRRADPDEYEPDFRIPSALYPIVPIVGFLACLAVMLQMARTVQVIGLVIVLVGVLWYQFYAKDRAISTTLIGEAVAPTPAVDVEEDRFRVVVPVSNPETERPLIKYAAASAASRAEPAELVAVNVIEVPPQTSPAQIEFEEERVERQQHLLENARDVADDLDVPLRTRAIVGRDAGETLLSVIDEEDADHVLLGWRGERRRRDVLFGSTIDPLLERASSDVTLVKDPTERPGDIVSLAGRGPHASASARRAGELHRAFPDSTLTLLNVQPEPDSELDTDADEDADPETIGRALISDVSSDADLADDEYDSRVVVADDVRETLIETVTEYDTVCVGATGTNPVAQALYGSIPQSIVDNTEGPVVMARGEQRSPRTLRQALVQRLGQAEETAQAE